In a single window of the Pontibacter russatus genome:
- a CDS encoding O-acetyl-ADP-ribose deacetylase encodes MAETIIEVQQGDITKIKVDAVVNAANSSLLGGGGVDGAIHRAGGPDILEECRQIRARQGGCDTGEAVITTGGNLPAQYVIHTVGAVWSGGRNGEPELLANCYHNSLRIASEKQLRSISFPNISTGIYGYPKPQAAQVAVQAVKDFLKDNDTSLQRIVFVCFDAENLKLYEGILNN; translated from the coding sequence ATGGCAGAGACAATAATAGAAGTACAACAGGGTGATATTACTAAAATAAAAGTGGACGCGGTGGTGAACGCCGCAAACAGCAGCCTGCTGGGCGGCGGCGGTGTGGACGGCGCCATCCACAGGGCGGGCGGCCCCGATATTCTGGAGGAGTGCAGGCAGATTAGGGCGCGGCAGGGCGGCTGTGATACAGGGGAGGCCGTTATCACAACAGGCGGCAACCTGCCGGCACAGTACGTGATCCACACCGTGGGCGCCGTGTGGTCTGGCGGCCGCAACGGGGAACCGGAGCTGCTGGCCAATTGCTACCATAACAGCCTCCGCATTGCCTCCGAAAAGCAGTTGCGGAGCATCTCCTTCCCCAACATCAGCACCGGCATATACGGCTACCCCAAACCCCAAGCCGCGCAGGTGGCGGTGCAGGCAGTGAAGGATTTTTTAAAAGACAATGATACGAGCCTGCAGCGGATTGTTTTTGTTTGCTTCGACGCCGAGAACCTGAAGCTGTATGAGGGAATTTTGAATAACTGA
- the dnaG gene encoding DNA primase — MSLIPKEVVDQVLAQADITEVVGDFVSLKKKGQNLWACCPFHHEKSPSFSVSPAKGIYKCFGCGKAGNSVQFIMDVEGTSFPEAIKYLAKKYSIEIPEEHPNPEYAKEQSERDSLFIVSEFANKHFQHNLHQHEQGGIGMSYLKHRGMSASTINKFELGYSVDEWTDLTDAAVKAGYQQKYLEATGLTIVKEDGKKYDRFRGRVMFPIHNVSGRVVGFGARTLKTNDKKSPKYLNSPESDIYHKSNVLYGLFQAKQAIRMQDVCYMVEGYLDVLSLHQGGIENVVASSGTSLTEGQIKLIGRYTQNITVLYDGDAAGIKASLRGIDLILESGLNVEVVTFPEGEDPDSYIQKVGDTAFKGYIKEHAQDFISFKTSLYAAETKGSPVKKAEAIREIVASIAKVPDAIKRSVFFRSCSLIFDIDEQVLISEYNKMQLQQPQQSLPDEIISPPPAEIVPEKPVSDVDLLRRYEREIVRMLLNYPDRVLEDGLNTCQYMLEQLEDVEFRTPLYARLMELIKDKLCDGNLATIEDFINHPDQEIRSEATNLLSDPHELSHNWQTHQIFVPTETDLLPYGAERAVLRLKWRNVELMIKGEMEKLRLVTDPQEQVQQLMFIRNLKTLHCQLGDMLGIVVNR, encoded by the coding sequence ATGTCCCTGATCCCGAAAGAAGTTGTTGACCAAGTGCTGGCGCAGGCCGATATTACGGAGGTGGTGGGCGATTTTGTGTCGCTGAAGAAGAAGGGCCAGAACCTGTGGGCCTGCTGCCCTTTCCACCACGAGAAGTCGCCTTCTTTTTCTGTTTCGCCGGCAAAAGGTATATATAAATGCTTCGGCTGCGGCAAGGCAGGTAACTCGGTGCAGTTTATCATGGACGTGGAGGGCACCAGCTTCCCGGAGGCGATCAAGTACCTGGCCAAGAAGTACAGCATCGAGATACCGGAGGAGCACCCGAACCCGGAGTACGCCAAAGAGCAGAGCGAGCGCGACAGCCTTTTCATCGTTTCTGAATTCGCCAACAAGCATTTCCAGCACAACCTGCATCAGCACGAGCAGGGCGGTATCGGGATGTCGTACCTGAAGCACCGCGGCATGAGCGCCAGCACCATCAATAAGTTTGAGCTCGGCTACAGCGTGGATGAGTGGACGGACCTGACAGATGCCGCCGTGAAAGCAGGGTATCAGCAAAAATACCTGGAAGCCACCGGCCTCACCATCGTGAAGGAAGACGGCAAAAAGTACGACCGTTTCCGGGGCCGCGTCATGTTCCCGATCCACAACGTGTCGGGGCGTGTGGTGGGCTTCGGCGCCCGTACCCTGAAGACGAACGACAAGAAAAGCCCAAAGTACCTCAACTCCCCGGAGTCCGATATATACCACAAGAGCAATGTGCTGTACGGCCTGTTCCAGGCGAAGCAGGCCATCCGGATGCAGGACGTGTGCTATATGGTGGAGGGCTACCTCGATGTGCTGTCGCTGCACCAGGGCGGCATCGAGAACGTGGTGGCCTCCTCGGGCACCTCGCTCACCGAAGGCCAGATCAAGCTCATCGGGCGCTATACCCAGAACATCACGGTGCTGTACGACGGCGACGCCGCCGGTATCAAAGCCTCGCTGCGCGGCATCGACCTGATCCTGGAGAGCGGCCTGAACGTGGAGGTGGTGACGTTCCCGGAAGGGGAGGACCCGGATTCTTATATCCAGAAAGTGGGCGACACGGCTTTCAAAGGCTATATAAAAGAGCACGCGCAGGATTTTATATCCTTCAAAACCAGCCTATATGCCGCCGAGACCAAAGGCAGCCCGGTAAAGAAGGCTGAGGCAATCCGGGAGATAGTGGCCTCCATCGCCAAAGTCCCGGACGCGATCAAGCGCTCTGTGTTCTTCCGGAGCTGCAGCCTTATCTTCGATATAGATGAGCAGGTGCTGATCTCGGAGTACAACAAAATGCAGCTGCAGCAGCCGCAGCAGAGCCTTCCGGATGAGATTATTTCTCCTCCGCCCGCCGAAATAGTGCCCGAGAAGCCGGTGTCGGATGTGGATTTGCTGCGGCGCTACGAGCGCGAGATTGTGCGGATGCTGCTCAACTACCCCGACCGTGTGCTGGAGGACGGCCTGAACACCTGCCAGTATATGCTGGAGCAGTTGGAGGACGTGGAGTTCCGGACGCCGCTGTACGCCCGCCTGATGGAGCTGATAAAAGACAAGCTGTGCGACGGCAACCTGGCTACAATCGAGGATTTTATCAACCACCCCGACCAGGAAATACGAAGCGAGGCCACCAACCTGCTCTCAGACCCGCACGAGCTGAGCCACAACTGGCAAACGCACCAGATTTTCGTGCCCACTGAAACCGACCTTCTGCCATATGGTGCGGAGCGGGCGGTGCTGCGCCTGAAGTGGCGCAACGTGGAACTGATGATAAAAGGGGAGATGGAGAAACTGCGCCTCGTCACAGACCCGCAGGAGCAGGTCCAGCAGCTCATGTTTATCCGCAACCTCAAAACCCTCCACTGCCAGTTGGGCGATATGCTCGGCATTGTGGTGAACAGGTAA
- a CDS encoding bifunctional 3,4-dihydroxy-2-butanone-4-phosphate synthase/GTP cyclohydrolase II: MDSNINTDLRPLDAIESAIEDIRQGKVVIVVDDDDRENEGDFICAAEKITPEIVNFMATHGRGLICAPLTEERCEELGLELMVGRNTALHATPFTVSVDLIGHGCTTGISASDRAKTIKALVDPETDPHSLGKPGHIFPLKAKKEGVIRRAGHTEAAVDLARLAGLAPAGVLVEIMNEDGSMARLPDLFQVADRFDLKLISIKDLIKYRLKKESLIDREIAVQMPTDYGNFDLYAFTQRSNGAKHLALVKGTWEEGEPILVRVHSSCVTGDIFGSCRCDCGPQLHEAMRMIEREGKGVVVYMNQEGRGIGLINKLKAYKLQEQGRDTVEANLELGFGMDERDYGVGAQILRDLGVTKMRLISNNPKKRSGLMGYGLEIVDRVPIEISPNQHNQRYLTTKRDKLGHEILKDVTIKHQTNTNYK; encoded by the coding sequence ATGGATTCCAATATAAATACCGATCTCAGGCCGCTGGATGCCATCGAGTCCGCTATCGAGGATATACGCCAGGGCAAAGTGGTGATAGTGGTGGACGACGACGACCGCGAGAACGAAGGCGACTTTATATGCGCCGCCGAGAAAATCACCCCCGAAATCGTCAACTTCATGGCCACCCACGGCCGCGGCCTCATCTGCGCGCCGCTCACCGAAGAGCGCTGCGAGGAACTGGGGCTGGAACTGATGGTGGGGCGCAACACGGCCCTGCACGCCACGCCCTTCACCGTGTCCGTCGACCTGATCGGGCACGGCTGCACCACCGGCATCTCCGCCTCTGACCGCGCCAAAACCATTAAGGCGCTGGTAGACCCTGAGACAGACCCGCACTCCCTGGGTAAGCCCGGGCATATCTTCCCCCTGAAGGCCAAGAAAGAGGGGGTTATTCGCCGTGCCGGCCACACCGAGGCAGCCGTGGATCTGGCGCGCCTGGCCGGACTGGCCCCGGCCGGTGTGCTGGTGGAGATCATGAACGAGGACGGCTCGATGGCCCGCCTCCCGGATCTCTTCCAGGTGGCAGACCGCTTCGACCTGAAGCTCATCTCGATTAAAGACCTGATAAAGTACCGCCTGAAGAAAGAGAGCCTGATAGACCGTGAAATTGCGGTGCAGATGCCGACGGACTACGGCAACTTCGACCTGTATGCCTTTACGCAGCGCAGCAACGGGGCCAAGCACCTGGCGCTGGTAAAGGGCACCTGGGAGGAAGGCGAGCCGATTCTGGTGCGGGTGCATTCTTCATGCGTGACCGGCGATATTTTCGGCTCGTGCCGCTGCGACTGCGGCCCGCAACTGCACGAGGCCATGCGGATGATTGAGCGGGAAGGCAAAGGGGTAGTGGTGTATATGAACCAGGAAGGCCGCGGCATCGGACTGATAAACAAGCTGAAAGCCTACAAACTGCAGGAGCAGGGCCGCGACACGGTAGAGGCGAACCTGGAACTGGGCTTCGGCATGGACGAGCGCGACTACGGCGTAGGGGCCCAGATTCTGCGCGACCTCGGCGTGACGAAGATGCGGCTGATTTCCAACAACCCCAAGAAGCGCTCCGGCCTGATGGGCTATGGCCTGGAGATTGTGGACCGGGTGCCCATTGAAATATCGCCGAACCAGCACAACCAGCGCTACCTCACCACCAAGCGCGACAAGTTGGGACACGAAATCCTGAAGGACGTCACCATCAAGCACCAGACCAACACGAATTATAAATAA